A single Chryseobacterium sp. DNA region contains:
- the folE gene encoding GTP cyclohydrolase I FolE, whose amino-acid sequence MVDFTDNDDDIFTGKEHTPIREDAFDKSPQEKIEKITELFGEIMETLGLDMTDDSLKDSPKRVAKMYVNEIFGGLLPENKPGISTFSNKYKYRQMLVEKDITVYSFCEHHFLPIIGRAHVAYISNGEVIGLSKINRIVDYYAKRPQVQERLTMQIVNALKEALGTKDVACIIDAKHLCVNCRGIKDTASSTITAELSGIFRTNPITRQEFLHYVGSHAKLDY is encoded by the coding sequence ATGGTTGATTTTACTGATAACGACGATGATATTTTCACAGGAAAAGAACATACGCCTATAAGGGAAGATGCTTTTGATAAATCGCCACAGGAAAAAATAGAAAAAATTACTGAGCTTTTTGGGGAGATTATGGAAACATTGGGACTGGATATGACCGATGATTCTTTAAAGGATTCTCCAAAGCGTGTTGCCAAAATGTATGTGAACGAGATTTTCGGAGGACTTCTTCCGGAAAACAAACCGGGGATCTCTACTTTTTCAAATAAATATAAATACCGTCAGATGCTGGTGGAAAAAGATATCACCGTATATTCTTTTTGTGAACACCACTTTTTACCCATCATCGGGAGGGCACACGTTGCCTATATCTCAAACGGAGAGGTAATCGGTCTTTCTAAAATCAACAGGATTGTTGATTATTATGCGAAAAGACCACAGGTACAGGAAAGGCTTACCATGCAGATCGTAAATGCTTTGAAGGAAGCATTGGGAACAAAAGATGTAGCCTGTATTATTGATGCAAAACACCTTTGTGTCAACTGCAGAGGGATAAAAGATACGGCGAGCTCTACCATTACGGCAGAATTAAGTGGTATATTCAGAACGAACCCTATCACAAGACAGGAATTCTTACATTATGTAGGTAGCCATGCTAAACTCGATTATTAG
- a CDS encoding DinB family protein — translation MNYQILKNTIDAELQRFQNISEEEWSLKTSPEKWSKKEIIGHLCDSAFTNIRRFVVTQYKENENIVYDQNIWVKAQNYQNVPTADLIDLWKSLNYQIVYIVENIPGDALQRTCDTTKTEPQVFTLEFLIRDYVDHLHHHLKAI, via the coding sequence ATGAACTACCAGATCCTTAAAAATACTATTGATGCTGAACTTCAGAGATTCCAAAATATATCTGAAGAAGAGTGGTCACTCAAAACTTCACCGGAAAAATGGTCTAAAAAAGAAATTATAGGCCATCTTTGTGACAGTGCTTTTACGAATATCCGTAGATTTGTAGTGACTCAATATAAGGAGAATGAGAATATTGTATATGATCAGAACATCTGGGTAAAAGCCCAGAACTATCAGAATGTTCCCACTGCAGATCTTATTGATCTGTGGAAGTCGCTGAACTATCAGATTGTTTATATCGTTGAAAATATTCCTGGTGATGCCTTACAGAGAACCTGCGATACAACCAAAACAGAACCTCAGGTTTTTACCCTGGAGTTTTTGATCAGGGATTATGTGGATCATCTGCACCATCATTTAAAAGCAATTTAA
- the cysS gene encoding cysteine--tRNA ligase: MQLKIYNSLTAEKEIFKPILEGNVGMYVCGPTVYSNVHLGNVRTFLSFDFIYRTLMHLGYKVRYVRNITDAGHLTDDGNVDNDRFVKQTRLEKLEPMEIVQKYTVDFHKVLDMFNLLPPNIEPTATGHIVEQIELTQKLIERGFAYESNGSVYFDVLEYNKRGLNYGELSKRNIEELFANTRDLDGQGEKKNPQDFALWKKASPAHIMRWNSPWGEGFPGWHLECTAMSTKYLGETFDIHGGGMDLKFPHHECEIAQGKACNDAAPVNYWMHANMLTMNSQRMSKSTGNYILPMQLVTGDNDFFEKPFHPSIVRFCFLQAHYRSVLDISNDAMIASEKGFIRLMEAVKVLNSVTPDDEKQSGFSLEEWKKKCYDALTDDFNSPILIAHVFEAVKYIFAVNDGKETISTADLEELKTTLNAFIFDVLGLQTVEENNNEKLDQTLKVLIELRNQARKSKNFDLSDQIRDKLLAEGIELKDGRDGTSYVLN, encoded by the coding sequence ATGCAATTAAAAATATATAACTCGCTTACAGCGGAAAAAGAAATATTCAAACCTATTTTAGAAGGAAACGTAGGAATGTATGTCTGCGGACCTACGGTATACAGCAATGTACACTTGGGAAATGTAAGGACCTTTCTTTCCTTCGATTTTATCTACCGGACCTTAATGCATTTAGGGTATAAGGTGAGATACGTTAGAAATATTACGGATGCCGGGCACCTTACCGATGATGGAAATGTAGACAATGACAGATTCGTAAAACAAACCAGACTTGAAAAACTGGAACCTATGGAGATCGTACAAAAATATACGGTAGACTTCCATAAAGTTTTAGATATGTTCAATCTGCTTCCTCCGAATATTGAGCCCACAGCAACCGGTCATATCGTAGAACAGATAGAGCTGACCCAAAAATTAATTGAAAGAGGCTTTGCTTACGAAAGCAATGGATCAGTATATTTTGATGTATTGGAATATAACAAAAGAGGCCTGAACTATGGAGAACTTTCAAAACGGAATATAGAAGAGCTTTTTGCCAATACCCGTGATCTTGACGGCCAGGGCGAAAAGAAGAATCCTCAGGACTTTGCATTGTGGAAAAAAGCTTCTCCCGCCCACATTATGAGATGGAACTCTCCCTGGGGAGAAGGTTTTCCGGGATGGCATCTTGAATGTACGGCAATGAGTACAAAGTATCTAGGAGAAACCTTCGATATCCATGGAGGAGGAATGGACCTGAAATTCCCACACCATGAATGTGAAATAGCACAAGGAAAAGCTTGCAATGATGCAGCTCCTGTAAATTACTGGATGCATGCCAATATGTTGACAATGAACTCGCAGCGTATGAGTAAGTCTACAGGGAACTATATCCTTCCGATGCAGCTGGTGACCGGAGATAATGACTTCTTTGAAAAACCTTTCCACCCGTCAATTGTACGTTTCTGCTTCCTGCAGGCACATTACAGAAGTGTGCTGGATATTTCCAATGATGCCATGATCGCCAGTGAAAAAGGCTTTATCAGGCTGATGGAAGCTGTAAAAGTATTGAACTCAGTTACTCCAGACGATGAGAAACAGTCAGGTTTCAGCCTTGAAGAGTGGAAGAAGAAATGTTATGATGCTTTAACGGATGATTTTAATTCTCCCATTCTGATTGCCCACGTATTTGAAGCCGTGAAATATATCTTTGCTGTAAATGATGGCAAGGAAACCATTTCAACAGCAGATCTTGAAGAGTTGAAAACAACACTGAATGCCTTTATCTTTGATGTGTTAGGATTACAGACCGTTGAAGAAAACAACAATGAAAAGCTAGATCAGACATTAAAGGTTTTGATTGAATTGAGAAACCAGGCAAGAAAATCCAAAAACTTTGACCTTTCAGACCAGATCAGAGACAAACTGCTTGCTGAAGGAATCGAGTTGAAAGATGGAAGAGACGGAACATCCTATGTTCTGAACTAA